From Alligator mississippiensis isolate rAllMis1 chromosome 1, rAllMis1, whole genome shotgun sequence:
gaaaacacaggtgttttgttttgttgttgtcaggtttttttttgttttttgtttttttacctatAAAGAAGTGGTTTGTTTAGTAAAAATCCAAAGATGACTGCTCAGACATAGTGATAGGCTCCAAGGAAAACCCAAGAGAATTTAAAAAGTAAGGCTTTTTAACATTCTACAGAATAGCACAGCCAACTCTGCAGATCCAAACAGAGGCGACACCCTGCTGCTTAAGGATTCTACCCTTTACAGAGTTAGAGGTCACAGAGCGGTTTAAAGAAAGCAGATGCCAGTTCCAGAACAAAAAGGTGAAATATGGAGGAATTCCCTCAGTTCAACTGATTACTTTCTCTATTTCTGTATGGTCCTACTTAAGTGCTCTGTATGTACTGACAGGCCCTGACATTCTCCCTAACCTTTCTTTTCTCaccaataaaaaaagaaaggaggaattAAATTGGCTGGGCACAGGCTCATCATTTCCCTACTGACCCTTTGTTTATTGTTTTGCCTCTTTAGATTTTAAGTGCACTGGATACTGGGACTCTCTTCTTCCTCTGGTTTCATGTAGCAGCAACCACAATGGGGCCTCAATCCTAATTGGCACTTTTGGGCACTAAAGCTGCCTGATAATGCCTTCCCTGTTCTAACCACCTGCCTAATGAAACATAACTTGATGAAAGGTTTCACATTAATGGTAATAAGCTACCTTGTCCCCTTAGTCCTCCTTTAACATACAATTTCACAGCTACAGTGAGAAAGCTACAGTCCCCACATTAGTTTAAGAACTTGCCCTATTAGTGTACTCAAAGCCATCTAAGATGCCATACAATGCAAGAGCTTCTGCTCTTGTTTTAATTGACAAGGGCACTTTTACCAGCCAATAAACATTATTAAAAAGGAACATAAAAAAATGTTACAAGTGTTAACAAGTATCTTCTTGGAATTTGAAACCCTTCAATGAACTGTTTGATACTGGAAAAAACACCTTAGCCTTTACCAATTAACACAGGTAATACGTTCACAAAATGTTGTAGTAACCCCTGGGGCTTTGAAGGGAAGAAACTCTTGTTTTTATTGCCAAATAAACTTTGCCAGGTATATCATGAAATATAAAACCATTTAGATGGTCTTCAATTCTAGAACTgtcattttcttctctcttttatttatttattttttttaacagatgtCTTGTGTGAGTGTCGATACCTTTCTTCTAATGAAATACACTCCACCCTCATAACTTCAGTCCCGAAATAAAAGCACTTTGCTTTTTCAAATGAAGTAATTTAGCAACAAAGTTGCTTATGAAGTTGTTTAATACAGAAGAAACCAAGATACAGTAGCTCTATGAGGGTAGAGTGTATATACACAAAAGGGGGGGGATTATTTATACTCTGCCATCTGTTATTTGATGTGAGAACAGAAATCAAATGCATATTCCTTCTGGTATTTATACATGCAAATATGTCATTACAATTTGTATGCACATTggtaaattttaaaaaggaataataGACAAATTTAGGAATGTCCCAATGTACTTAAGAATTCTAGCTGATATTTTAATGATCTGATTTTGCAAGACAGAATTGAGCATGTGAGAACATGGAACGGGAATCTGAACTACAAATAATACACTGATCGCACCACATCAAAAAGGCATCTATTTATGCAGCTTTGGATTTCTAAATGGCAGCTAAACTAGTTTTTAGTTTATTGGATTTTTGAAATGCAGCTTAAAATTTAGTCACATTTTGTTTACTGGTTTGCTGAACTGGACCTGTAGAAACagttgttattattttttttggggggggggggggggaaggtgagaaaaaaaaaaagtcaacatgcACAATTCAAACCTagttctgcttccctgcagaatTTTCTTACTGTGTATGAAAATATGTCAAGTACAGTGAGACACGGCAGCgatgcagcagctctggggatGCACTACAAACCTGGAGCTCAGGCAGGAGATCTTACAGGCTTGATCTCTGGGCAATGCCTGTGTAAACAGTTCTCCAGAATGCACCATGTTCCTTATGCAATTGTGCAGAATGGCTTTGGTCTTAAGACAGCTGCTTGGTAACTCTTGTTTTCAAAAGAGGGATGGAGAGTGGGAGAAATGTAATGCATTGTGATGACAGTTAACTAAGAGAGAGAAgtgcaaacagaaagaaagagacaaCAAAATATTTAAACTGACGATCAATTccagtcagagagagagaggtaaaaGCACTGCTGCCTGATAAATACCTTGCTATAGTTGCAGCCCTTATTTTGGCCTCACAAACTACAAGCTAGAAGGACAGcatttagaaacaaaacaaaaacacaaatgcCTCCCCCCCATCCTCTCCAACTAGCAGATGATTTGATTCTGGGTGTGTTTCCTTGACAGGCAGAGCCGGTTAACCAACTCTAACATGATGCAACTCGACTGTACCCCACGTTTAAACCTCCTTGTGGATTAAAGCCATGAaattaatcataataataataaaagcaatTTGAAATTTTATTGTTAGCTCTAATGGCCAAGAACAGGACAGGAGCCACTTTGTCCACACACTTTGCACgctgccttccccgccccctcccttccccccacatcacacacatacacacacacacacacagacacgcacccTCTTTTCTTCGCTCTCTTTCTCAAGGGGTTGTCCTTAGTCACGTCCTTAGaagccaaacaaaaaaaagtggcaaTGGGTGTGAGGAtgctggtttggtttttttggaatGTCGCCATGGATCCTGGTTTCCAACGGGTCCCACAGACAGGAGGGGGCagtccagctccccacccccccacctctgcctgaggcaggtgcagggcaaaggcaggcagcagttgctgctgctccttATTCTTTCCCATCCACTATCGCCAGGTCTTTGATGCCCCTCAGTTTGCCGCTGGCGTCGAGCCTGCGCTTCTCCCGTATTAGATCCTCCAGGCTGTGGAACCGCACCGTGTGCACCTCGCTCTCGCCCAAGTGGACCTGGAGATAGTAggggggcagctgctgggggCCAGCAGCCGCCTGCAGCTCCCCGCCCGCCTTGAACTCCCGCTTGCCAAAGCGGCACCAGGCGGCAAAGCTCTCCGAGTTCGTCCAGCAGATCTCGTGGCTCTCGAGGCCCAGGTGGCCGCAGGCGTTCTGCAccaccagctctgccaccagCGGGCGGAAGCGGTACCAGCTATTCACCACGCGGCCCACGCTGCCCGCGCCCGCCTCGTACAAGCTGTCCTGGCGGATCTGGCCCTGGTGCAGGTGGACGATGTGCCCGCCGCCCACGTAGACGGCCCAGTGCGGCGGGTGCTCGGCCGGCCCCAGcgccagcagctccagcaggtcgcCGGGCTGGCACAGGGCGGGCAGGGCGGCGGCGGGGCACAGGCTCAGCTCGCCCGCCTTGGCGAAGATGCATTCCTGGCCGCGGAAGGCGGACACCTGCGCCTCGCTGAGCGCCAGGCGCGGCGCCCCGGCCGGCGGCGGACGGCGGCGGGCGCGGCTCGGGCTGTCCGCCCCGCCGGGGCTGCCGGACGAGCCCTTCACGCCGTACTGCTCGGCCTGGCCGCGCTCGTCCAGGTCGTCCTCCTCATCCGAGAAGAAGTACGCCACGCCGACCCGCAGCTCGTCCTGCTCGATGCCCGACGGGTCGCCGGTCGGCAGCTCGCTGTAGCTCAGGTGCGTGATGCGGTCCAGTTGGTTGCCCATCAATGACGGGGGCCGCGACCGCCGGGGCTGCGAGGCGACAAGAGCCGGGTCAGGGGAGACGCGGGGCAGGGagggacccctcctccccccgcccgccCGGGGCTGCCCCGGAGCCGCTTGCacggggctggagcagggagaggggcagcccGCCCCCGCCCCAAACTCCTGCCAAGTgccgctcgctcgctcgctctcccGCCCCCACACTTCACCTGTGCGCTCACGCTCCGCTCTGcgctgccccggccccgcggACACACTAAGTAGCGGCAGGCCCCGCCCAGCGCGCAGCCCATTGGCCGAGCGGCTTTGCGCTTCCACGCAGCGCCCCACCTCCGGGCTGCCCGTCAGCGGCGCGGGGGCGCTCCCCGACCCGCCGGGGCCCGGGGGCTGCGAGCTGGCGGGCGGCGGGTCCCCGGAGCCCCGCAGATCTGCATTTACATGGCGTGAAGCCCGCGCCGCGATTGGTCACCTGCGGCCGGCTGCGGAGCGGATTGGTCACTTGGGGCCGGCTTGGAACGGGGCTGCGTTCGGGGATCCGGGCGGGCGCTTCAGGAAGGCGCTTCGGTCGGTGACAGCAGCGGCGGGCGAGCCCTGCTCGGGACTCCTGGGGGCACCGGGTTGCCTGCGCCCTTGGGACGGCGCCTTCTGCCTTTGGGACGGCTCCCGCAGCGTTTGGGATGGCCCTagggacagctccagcagctcttGGGATGCTCCCCCAGCCTTtgggcagctccccctgcccgtgGGACGGCTCCCGCAGCCCTTGGGACAACTCCAGC
This genomic window contains:
- the LRATD1 gene encoding protein LRATD1; this translates as MGNQLDRITHLSYSELPTGDPSGIEQDELRVGVAYFFSDEEDDLDERGQAEQYGVKGSSGSPGGADSPSRARRRPPPAGAPRLALSEAQVSAFRGQECIFAKAGELSLCPAAALPALCQPGDLLELLALGPAEHPPHWAVYVGGGHIVHLHQGQIRQDSLYEAGAGSVGRVVNSWYRFRPLVAELVVQNACGHLGLESHEICWTNSESFAAWCRFGKREFKAGGELQAAAGPQQLPPYYLQVHLGESEVHTVRFHSLEDLIREKRRLDASGKLRGIKDLAIVDGKE